The following is a genomic window from Nymphaea colorata isolate Beijing-Zhang1983 chromosome 3, ASM883128v2, whole genome shotgun sequence.
ctacatttttttattttataaacaaacCAGTTTTTTCCCTCAATCCCTTGTCAAGCTTTGCTGGCAGTGGTTTATACAACTTTTTACCGCATCTTGGCACCTTTCAAttgatctttttatttaaaaaaaaaccatcgaTAAATTATGCTATATAATTTCTTGTTATCAACCTTTGTTCACTTTTAGGAGATTTGTTGAGAGAACCAAACTGCGCTCCTCCTCTTTCCTCATCATCGCGACCCAAGGTTTCTTTAAAACTTAGATGGGAAGCGGGACATCTATCAATTAGAGATAATACATCCACTGTTTGCAATGCAAAAGAGTAACGTTTATGAGAATCACACGCGACCATACTTTCACTAGCTAATCAACCCAACCAATTATACTACACCCTTTTTGTCCTCTTTTAAATTGAAAGATTTGAACTCCAATATAGttagggatgttaatgtatCTGATTTGATTCAGATATCTGACCGAACCGAtctgaaaaaatcggatatgagaAAAATTTAAATGGCATTCGATTGGATTCGGATAaagatatacataaatgttCGATTGAATTCAGATacaaattcagatatacataaatatccgatcggatatggattcggatcggattcatttttagataaatatccaGCATTTAatgatattaaattttgaaaattggcaaaattcgattcaaaattcagatttggattcggatataaatataaaaatcggattcgaatcggatttggattgaaattttggattttggatttggattcggattcgaatttgacttttctttatacgaattcaaatctgaatatgtgaatatctgaaaaagcagatatgattaaggacatatctgatctgaatctgatcgatTGACATCTCTAAATATAGTCATTACCGGTGCATATCATTATGCTCTTACCAGTTATTACCCTTGAAGCACGTAGCCTGAGTTAGGAGATCCAGCCTCATCACCTActaattttttagttatttttaatttcaattttggttttattttttaaagaaatttacaaaaaatcaCATTCAAATCAATTTATTACGGATGCATCTATTACAAGTTGATTCTTTATTCTAGTGATTCAATAAATCAGATTTAAATCGGACAGACCCTTTATCATATCCAATTTATCAGATGTTCAATTATTTGAATTCGAGTACAAATGACTTTTCAATTCACAACCTAATCCGATCTGAAATCCCAACTGAATGGATCAAACATCTGCGTTTTGATACGTTAAGAACCGACTTTTAAAGTGTGTCTGGATATTGGAAGCTCTAATTAGCCTTATCGATGTTGATTATCCGACCACATAAAccgaatctaaatctgaatctaatcagGTTTATTTAATTTCTGGGTCCTGTTCTTTGtcattcagattttttttttttccgaaatTTTCCAAGGAAAACGAAGAGCCGATCAATTTCCTTGGGCAAATTTTAAAGCAGGATTAGATCGGGCGTGAGCTGTTGAAAGTCTCTTTCCTCATCCAGTTCGGTTGTAAACGATGATTTGGTTACCTCCCTTGAATTCCAAACACGTCAATAATTTTCCCTCTGAAAACAAATCAAGATCTCACAGGACATAGAGTCTGCATATTGAGGCTGTCTTGTTTGCTAATGGGCAGCCAAGATTCGATTCCCACTGGCATCATTCCTTGCATTGCATGAGCCCAAAGAGGGTGCAGAACCCTGAGTTATATGGTGGAATTGATTTCCACTATgtaacaattttaaaaaaacaatgttATGAAAGTACTTAATAATTGATATCCATCGGATTCAGTAAGAAAATTGTACATTGAGTTTGAATCTGGAATATTGGGCAGATCCTCTTGCAATTTAAAAGCAACTTTCTGTATAAAACCTACCTAAAGGCAAGTGGATCTGTCATTCAGATCAAGGAAAACAAGATCCGATATACAGCCAGATTCAAATTCGGTAAGCAACTTGCCAATACGATTCAAATGATATTGTAAGCATCCAATACAAAACGGCGGTGGTAGTGTGATTAATTCTAGCACGCCCTACACTAATCGATCTTAATTGAGTCATACAAGCTTGGCTCTAAATTTAAGCTCTAGACCCTTTTGAAAAATGGTCCGTATTTTTTAGACTTAAACCTGCTCTTCACCAACCAAGATTTTTGACCTGGTTTGAACGGTTGTATGGTGGTGCTATATGCTTGCAAGGTTCAAAAATAGTAATAAAACCCCTCAAATGTGCCTTCCAGGTTGTAGACATATATGGGTGTTAAGCATCTTAGATCTGACCTAAAATTCACACTTAAAATTCTTTATGCTACTTTTTGCATGAAAAGAGTTCCAACCTGAGCTCAAAGGGAAAAAGGCCTAATCTTAGATCTATGGATCATAAATTTTGAGAATCTTGCATAATAGTAGATCAAGTGCAATTAAACGCTCTCATAAATTTGGCTTTGTGTATAAATACAAAACAGAAGCTTCTTAAGGAATTGTTATGCATCAAGTTTGAATTTTCAGTTCCATTTACagaaccttttttgttttttatgaagaaagaatCAACTCCAGTTTTTTGCATTTGCATCTGAACTTAAGAAACAAGGATGATTAACTGCTTAGATCCATAAAACAAAGCCCGACAAGGTGCACAGACGCACACTAAGTTTTCTCACCACTCTAACCATCCAGACTGCAATTTTTCTGAGAGAAAACTCTGTCTCTGTTGTATGGGGGCTGTCAAGAAAAACATCAGAGAAGCTGAGATGCGGAGGCCTATATACACAATGAGCAATTGCATGACCAATTCAGGATGAAGCCGTCTACTGCTACTTTAGTTGCTTATATGGTTAAAGATTACATATAAAGGATTGGACAATTTGGAAGATGGTAGCTAACCATGTGAAGTATCAATCCGGAAACTCCAGAATTTCTGTGTCGCTATTATCTTCTCGAGGAACTAAACAGGAGAGATTTGAGGGAGAGGCTGGAAAGACGGTCTGCAAAAATAAGCAGAAAAGTATCCTGATTTCTATCATCTCCAGTTTATAGTTTTCTCTCAACATTCTGTTAGTTGATCATTCCACAAAATCCAACCATTCGATCAGTTTATTACCTTCGAAAGGTCAATTAAATTATGATATTCAACCTTCTATTGACTTCTGACATTGATCCGTGAGGGCCTCTTTGTCTGCTCCCACATTGTTAAGTCCAGGAAAGGAATCTGCCAAAATTCCAGGCCTCTTGATATTTTCACTGCAGAAACGTAACCTGACCAATATCCAGGAGGACCAAGAGTTCCTGCATAACCAACAACCATCCTTCCCAGAGACTAACCAGATCCTCCAAAAGCCTGACAACTTTCAGGCCCATCAATACAACAAGCAGAAGCATTCTATAATCCTTTCGAATAGAAAACAGAATCAACCACAAGAATATTGTCTTCCCATGGTGTGACTGAACATGAAACTCCTGGTGGTCATAGAAAGCTTTTCTcgtaaaaaacaaaagaatgataACACCACTGTTACAAGTGGAACTCTAAATTATATGCACACTTATatatctgaaattttttttgtactgATCTTACAAAATCCTTGGACAGCTATAAATTCACGTTACACACGAGAGAACCGGCCCAAGGCAATCATTGACAAGCCGTTATAATCACATACTGGGAAAGAAAACGTGAATTCAACTCCTTCGAGCCAAAGAAATATGAAGGCAACGAGGGAAAGAGCACAGCATTTTAGCGACTGACAATCCACAAGTTTGGACCCTGGTCTTGTAATTTTGTTATACATTTACATTCATCAGCAGATACAAACTCAATGGTTGTTCATGCTGACAATCTAAAATTTGTAATAATATGGTTGGATTTGAAGAGTAAAGGGGGATAAGACGCCAGCTTGCCTACTCAAAATCTCGCAAAATCTTATGAAAAAAACTTAATATATTTATAGGCACCCAAAAATAAGCATATAATTGTCATCCAGGCATGGGTCTGCACTTTGTGGCACTAGCTGGTGCAGAGCCTCAACTGGTGCCCAATGGAGGATACAACTATTGCTTGACATTCATATCACAAATAAGTCATTATAGCCTAAAACGGCATTGCCATCAAATAAGATATTACAGGTTTTTGGTTAATATTATGTGGTTTTGAAAACATAACCAAGTGATAAAACTCTTAAGAAATGAAACGAGAAAAGATAGAATCACTAATTAGCATCTAAATTTGTATTACAAAAGTGACCACACAAGGAGATATTATTCATATTTGTTGTATCGATGAGTACTAAACCTTACAAGACATTGGTGTTAACCCACCCTAAATATAAACCACAACTCCACAAGATGTGCCTAGAGTAAACTCGGCGAAATTTTTCCTGGCGCAAGAGAATCCACAGTTGATAAAGAACAACAGGCATCCATGGCGGCATTACCAAGAAGAAACTAAGACTTCACCTCTTGCACATTCTTCGATTCCTTTGCATAACCGTTTTCCGGAAGGGCCGGCACCATCTTCTTCGGGAAACCATCCAACTTCCCCATGTCACCATCGAAAATCTGTCTTCTGAGTATATCATGCAAATGGCCGAACAATTCCTTCTTCAGTGAATCGAATGCCACTTCCAACCTTTCTATCTGCTCTGTAGCGTTCACATTGTACATAAACAACCCGTAATACAGATCAAAACTGTCCCCGCACGTATTCTCCACCAAATTGAGCAGCGTCTCGTAACCTTTCGTGTTGATTGGAGTCGATTGCAACTGCAATCTCCCCAACATCCTCCCCACGGTATGCGTGATAAACTGTGTTTCGGCAGCGTGGCGGTCATGCTCTGCACACGACATCTCCACCATTCTGCATCCTTCATTGGCGAAGACTTCCAGAAAACGATCGCACCGATCAGCCCGAGCGTCCTCGTCGCCGATTCTCGTTTTCTCGTAAACGAAGGGAAGATTGGCCCAACCATTCTTCCCGCTCTCCGGCCCGAACATCGGATGCGTGCAGAGGATATCAAATTCAGGCGGCAGGATCTGAAGGAACAGTCTGCGGGGGAACTCCTTCACGGAAAGGACATCGACGAAGAGGGTACTCCGCTTCAGCCGCTGCAACGGCAGCGACCTGAGAACAGCCTCCGTCGAGATGATCGACGTGCAGAGGAGCACGACTTCCGGATGCTCCTCACAGAGATCATGGGCGTCCGAAAAGAAGGCGACGCCCATTTCCCTGGCAACGGATGAGTAATCCGATCGAGAATAAGCCAAAACGGTGTGTCCCTGTCGGACTAGGGCTTTAGCGATGAACTGGCCGAAATTGCCGAAGCCCACGACGGCAATCTTGAGCTTCGACTTCCGCTCCAACTCCATCGTCATCCGCGCCTCGTAATCGTAGGCCTGAGCGGCGTCGAGTGCCTTCACGAGGATCGTTTTCTGCCGCATTCCCGCCGACCGCCATTTATAGCGTACGGAGGAGAACGCATCGGATTGCGCGATGGAAGGGCAGAGGTGCGACTCCGACGAGGATAAGAAGGACGGCTTTAAGGAAGGAAGCGTCAACATTGTGCCCAGGGAGAAGAAGAACAGAGTCTAGGGTCGAGGATTTCGATCGACGGCATCAATAAACAGATACaatgaagagaaggaagaataaGGACAAGAGATACACAGATTGTACGAAAAGAGATGGAGAGGAGCGACAAAAtggacgagagagagaagggcgaTGTGCCCTAGAATGGAAAGAAAGGGTTtggggat
Proteins encoded in this region:
- the LOC116249701 gene encoding arogenate dehydrogenase 2, chloroplastic-like, translated to MLTLPSLKPSFLSSSESHLCPSIAQSDAFSSVRYKWRSAGMRQKTILVKALDAAQAYDYEARMTMELERKSKLKIAVVGFGNFGQFIAKALVRQGHTVLAYSRSDYSSVAREMGVAFFSDAHDLCEEHPEVVLLCTSIISTEAVLRSLPLQRLKRSTLFVDVLSVKEFPRRLFLQILPPEFDILCTHPMFGPESGKNGWANLPFVYEKTRIGDEDARADRCDRFLEVFANEGCRMVEMSCAEHDRHAAETQFITHTVGRMLGRLQLQSTPINTKGYETLLNLVENTCGDSFDLYYGLFMYNVNATEQIERLEVAFDSLKKELFGHLHDILRRQIFDGDMGKLDGFPKKMVPALPENGYAKESKNVQEVKS